In one window of Gossypium arboreum isolate Shixiya-1 chromosome 4, ASM2569848v2, whole genome shotgun sequence DNA:
- the LOC108459227 gene encoding LOW QUALITY PROTEIN: glutamate synthase 1 [NADH], chloroplastic-like (The sequence of the model RefSeq protein was modified relative to this genomic sequence to represent the inferred CDS: inserted 3 bases in 2 codons; substituted 2 bases at 2 genomic stop codons): MSSASASTSSSLLQLRNSSCVLPSLNKASLALQLNVITSVRSKTRTVRCSVKKNSSAALEKKFLGTRLRGSGLEWLHLWQTDGPSRAPKLRVVVRSSLSGVPEKPLGLYDPSFDKDYCGVGFVAELSGDRTRKTITDALEMLIRMSHRGACGCETNKGDGAGILVALPYDFYKEVAKDVGFELPPPRDYAVGMFFLPTSESRREESKNVFTKVAESLGHRVLGWRPVPTDNSGLGNAALQTEPVIEQVFLAPTSRSKADLEQQVSFPFFLLTYCKCTFINLLEGIKTVIYKGQLKPDQLQNYYYADLGNERFTSYMALIHSRFSTNTFPSWDRAQPMRVLGHNGEINTLRGNVNWMKAREGSLKCKELGLSKNEMKKLLPIVDASSSDSGAFNGVLELLVRAGRSLPEAVMMMIPEAWQNDKNMDPHWKALYEYFSALMEPWDGPALISFTDGHYLGATLDRNGLRPGRFYVTHSGRVIMASEVGVVDTPPEDVLRKGRLNPGMMLLVDFEKHIVVDDEALKQQYSLARPYGKWLERQKIELKDIVNSVQESERAIPAIAGTLPALNDDDNLENMGIHGLLAPLKAFGYTVEVLEMLLLPMAKDGTEALGSMGNDTPLAIMSNREKLTFEYFKQMFAQVTNPPIDPIREKIVTSMEXMVGPEGDLTETTEEQCHRLSLKGPLLSIEETEAIKKMNYRGWRSKVLDITYSKDCGRKGLEETLNRICAEARDAIKEGYTLLVLSDRAFSSKRVAVSSLLAVGAVHHHLVKKLERKRVGLVVESAEPREVHHFCTLVGFGADAICPYLAIEAIWRLQVDGKIPLKSSGEFHSKDELVKKYFKASNYGMMKVLAKMGISTLASYKGAQIFEALGLSLEVIEKCFAGTPSRVEGATFEMLARDALHLHELAFPSRPIAPKSAEAVALPNPGDYHWRKGGEVHLNDPLAIEKLQEAARSNSVAAYKEYAKRIHELNKICNLRGMLKFKEADVRVPLDEVEPASEIVKRFCTGAMSYGSISLEXHTTLAIAMNAIKGKSNTGEGGEKPSRMERLPDGSRNPKRSSIKQVASGRFGVSSYYLTNADELQIKMAQGAKPGEGGELPGHKVIGDIAVTRNSTAGVGLISPPPHHDIYSIEDLAQLIHDLKNSNPSARISVKLVSEAGVGVIASGVVKGHADHVLISGHDGGTGASRWTGIKNAGLPWELGLAETHQTLVANDLRGRTVLQTDGQLKTGRDVAIAALLGAEEFGFSTATLITLGCIMMRKCHKNTCPVGIATQDPVLREKFSGEPEHVINFFFMLAEEVREIMSQLGFRTLNEMVGRSDMLEVDTEVLSNNEKLQNIDLSLLLRPAADIRPEAAQYCIKKQDHGLDMALDQKLIKLSKAALEKGSPVYIETPICNVNRAVGTMLSHEVTKRYNQAGLPAGTIHIKLSGSAGQSLGAFLCSGIMLELEGDSNDYVGKGLSGGKIVVYLPKGSRFDPKENIVIGNVALYGATTGEAYFNGMAAERFCVRNSGAKAVEGIGDHGCEYMTGGTVVVLGKTGRNFAAGMSGGIAYVLDVDGKFHSXCNPELVDLDKVEEEEDILTLKMMIQQHQRHTNSQLARELLADFENLLPKFIKVFPRDYKRVLAKMKYDEASKEAFVSSAKVAEEQDEPELMAKDAFEELKKLAADFLNEKSIQVCIEAESAKRPTRVSNAVKHRGFVAYEREGVPYRDPNVRMNDWKEVMEESKPAVLWKTQSARCMDCGTPFCHQENSGCPLGNKIPEFNELVYQNRWREALDRLLETNNFPEFTGRVCPAPCEGSCVLGIIENPVSIKNIECAIIDRAFEEGWMVPRPPSQRTGKSIAIVGSGPAGLAAADQLNRMGHSVTLYERADRIGGLMMYGVPNMKADKVDVVQRRVNLMADEGVKFVVNANVGIDPSYTLDRLQEDNDAIILALGATKPRDLPVPGRELSGVHFAMDFLHANTKSLLDSDLQDSKYISAKGKKVVVIGGVDTGTDCIGTSIRHGCSSIVNLELLPQPPQTRAPGNPWPQWPRIFRVDYGHQEAAAKFGKDPRSYEVLTKRFFGDENGIVKGLEVVHVRWETDATGKLKFNEVEGSEEIIEADLXLLAMGFLGPESTVASKLGVEQDNRSNFKAEYGCFATNVDGVFAAGDCRRGQSLVVWAISEGRQAAVQVDKYLTSKDEDGGSRDLVKRHQDLAQRQQTVMT; this comes from the exons GTTGCTGAATCTCTCGGGCATAGAGTGCTTGGGTGGCGACCTGTACCAACGGATAACTCAGGATTGGGCAATGCTGCTTTGCAGACAGAGCCTGTTATTGAGCAAGTGTTTCTTGCACCCACATCCAGATCAAAGGCTGACCTTGAACAACAGGTAAGTTTTCCTTTCTTTTTGTTGACATATtgcaagtgcacattcatcaatTTGCTAGAAGGAATAAA GACTGTCATTTATAAAGGGCAGTTGAAGCCTGACCAACTGCAAAACTACTATTATGCAGATCTTGGCAATGAAAGGTTTACGAGCTACATGGCCCTG ATACACTCACGATTTTCAACAAATACATTTCCTAGCTGGGATCGTGCCCAACCAATGCGTGTCTTGGGCCATAACGGGGAAATTAATACATTAAGAGGCAATGTAAACTG GATGAAGGCACGTGAGGGATCATTGAAGTGCAAGGAGCTTGGTCTATCAAAGAATGAGATGAAAAAACTTCTGCCCATTGTGGATGCCAGTTCATCTGATT CAGGTGCTTTTAATGGTGTCCTTGAGCTTCTGGTTAGAGCTGGTAGAAGTCTTCCAGAAGCAGTTATGATGATGATCCCAGAAGCCTggcaaaatgataaaaatatggaCCCTCATTGGAAGGCCTTGTATGAGTATTTCTCGGCTCTAATGGAGCCATGGGATGGACCTGCTTTAATATCAT TTACTGATGGTCACTACCTTGGGGCCACTTTGGATCGCAATGGACTCCGTCCTGGTCGGTTTTATGTGACACATAGCGGACGAGTCATCATGGCTAGTGAAGTTGGAGTTGTGGATACTCCACCCGAAGATGTGCTCAGAAAAGGAAGACTAAACCCTGGGATGATGCTTCTGGTAGATTTTGAGAAGCATATTGTTGTTGATGATGAAGCCTTGAAGCAACAATATTCACTTGCTAGGCCTTATGGCAAATGGCTGGAGAGGCAAAAAATTGAACTCAAAGATATAGTTAATTCAGTTCAGGAATCTGAGAGGGCCATTCCTGCAATAGCTGGAACTTTGCCA GCTTTGAATGATGATGACAACTTGGAGAACATGGGAATTCATGGTTTATTGGCTCCATTGAAGGCTTTTGG CTACACTGTTGAGGTGTTGGAGATGCTGCTTCTTCCCATGGCTAAAGACGGTACAGAGGCCCTTGGATCAATGGGAAATGATACTCCTCTGGCAATTATGTCCAACCGAGAGAAGCTTACATTTGAATATTTTAAACAAATGTTTGCTCAAGTCACCAATCCTCCCATTGACCCTATTCGAGAGAAAATAGTAACATCCATGGAATGAATGGTAGGTCCAGAAGGAGATCTAACTGAAACAACAGAAGAGCAATGCCATCGTCTTTCCCTAAAGGGGCCCCTTTTGTCAATCGAAGAGACAGAAGCGATTAAAAAGATGAATTACAGAGGTTGGCGGAGTAAAGTTCTTGACATAACTTATTCAAAGGACTGTGGGAGGAAGGGATTAGAGGAAACCTTGAACAGGATTTGTGCTGAAGCACGAGATGCAATTAAGGAGGGTTATACATTATTGGTGCTTTCTGACAGAG CTTTCTCATCAAAGCGTGTTGCTGTGAGCTCCCTCTTGGCTGTTGGTGCTGTTCATCATCATCTTGTTAAGAAACTTGAGCGTAAGCGGGTTGGATTAGTAGTTGAATCTGCAGAACCGCGTGAAGTGCACCATTTCTGTACACTGGTTGGATTTGGTGCTGATGCTATATGCCCGTACTTGGCCATAGAGGCTATTTGGAGATTACAGGTAGATGGGAAGATTCCACTGAAATCTAGCGGTGAGTTCCACTCAAAGGATGAGCTGGTCAAGAAGTATTTCAAGGCAAGCAACTATGGAATGATGAAGGTTCTTGCCAAGATGGGGATATCTACTTTAGCCTCGTACAAGGGTGCCCAGATCTTTGAAGCTCTTGGCCTTTCTTTAGAAGTGATAGAGAAATGCTTTGCAGGAACCCCAAGCAGAGTTGAAGGAGCAACATTTGAGATGCTAGCTCGAGATGCGCTTCATTTGCACGAGTTAGCATTTCCTTCTCGGCCTATTGCCCCCAAAAGTGCAGAAGCTGTAGCACTGCCCAATCCTGGAGATTATCACTGGAGGAAAGGTGGTGAAGTCCACCTGAATGATCCTCTTGCTATAGAAAAGCTGCAAGAAGCTGCCAGAAGCAATAGTGTTGCTGCTTATAAGGAATATGCCAAAAGGATCCATGAATTGAACAAAATCTGTAATCTGCGTGGGATGTTGAAGTTCAAAGAGGCAGATGTTAGAGTTCCATTGGACGAGGTGGAACCTGCCAGTGAAATTGTGAAAAGGTTTTGTACTGGGGCCATGAGTTATGGATCAATATCATTGGA GCACACAACACTGGCTATTGCTATGAATGCAATAAAGGGGAAATCAAATACAG GTGAGGGAGGCGAGAAACCATCTCGTATGGAACGTCTTCCTGATGGCTCAAGAAATCCAAAAAGAAGTTCTATCAAGCAGGTCGCAAGTGGGAGATTTGGAGTTTCAAGTTATTACCTTACAAATGCTGATGAATTACAAATAAAGATGGCTCAG GGAGCCAAGCCTGGTGAAGGAGGTGAACTTCCAGGTCATAAGGTAATTGGAGATATTGCAGTCACTAGAAACTCTACAGCTGGTGTGGGACTTATCAGTCCACCTCCCCATCATGATATTTATTCAATCGAGGACCTTGCCCAACTAATTCATGATCTTAAG aATTCAAATCCATCTGCTCGAATCAGTGTGAAGCTAGTGTCTGAAGCTGGAGTGGGTGTAATTGCTAGCGGAGTTGTCAAGGGACATGCTGACCATGTCTTAATATCTGGTCATGATGGTGGTACAGGTGCCTCGCGATGGACTGGTATAAAAAATGCTGGGCTCCCATGGGAACTTGGTTTAGCTGAGACCCACCAAACTCTGGTTGCCAATGATCTTCGTGGCCGCACAGTTCTCCAGACTGACGGACAACTTAAAACAGGAAGAGATGTGGCCATTGCTGCACTTCTTGGTGCAGAGGAGTTTGGCTTTAGCACAGCCACTCTCATAACTCTGGGTTGTATCATGATGCGAAAATGCCACAAGAACACCTGCCCTGTGGGCATTGCTACTCAAGATCCTGTGCTTAGAGAAAAGTTTTCCGGAGAACCTGAACATGTTATTAACTTTTTCTTTATGCTTGCTGAGGAGGTCAGGGAGATAATGTCTCAACTTGGTTTCCGAACGCTTAATGAGATGGTTGGTCGTTCAGACATGCTTGAAGTTGATACAGAAGTCCTTAGTAATAATGAGAAGCTTCAGAATATTGACCTTTCCTTGCTTCTCAGACCTGCTGCTGATATTCGCCCTGAAGCTGCTCAATATTGTATTAAAAAACAGGATCATGGCTTGGATATGGCTTTGGACCAAAAACTCATTAAACTATCTAAAGCTGCCCTTGAGAAAGGTAGCCCCGTATACATAGAGACACCTATATGTAATGTGAACCGTGCGGTTGGAACAATGCTTAGCCATGAAGTAACTAAGCGTTACAACCAGGCAGGGCTTCCTGCTGGTACTATTCATATCAAACTCTCGGGAAGCGCTGGGCAGAGCCTGGGAGCTTTCCTTTGCTCTGGCATCATGCTGGAACTTGAAGGTGATAGCAATGATTACGTTGGCAAAGGATTATCAGGTGGCAAAATTGTAGTTTATCTTCCAAAAGGAAGCCGTTTTGATCCCAAGGAAAATATAGTAATCGGTAATGTAGCTCTCTATGGAGCTACTACTGGGGAAGCATATTTCAATGGAATGGCAGCAGAAAGATTTTGTGTTCGTAATTCAGGTGCCAAAGCAGTTGAAGGCATTGGTGATCATGGTTGTGAGTACATGACTGGTGGGACTGTTGTTGTGCTTGGAAAAACTGGAAGGAATTTTGCTGCTGGTATGAGTGGTGGTATTGCTTACGTCTTAGATGTGGATGGGAAATTTCATTCTTGATGCAATCCTGAGCTGGTAGACCTTGATAAAGTTGAGGAAGAAGAGGATATTTTGACTCTTAAAATGATGATTCAGCAACATCAGCGTCATACAAATAGCCAATTGGCAAGAGAATTACTTGCTGACTTTGAGAATCTTCTGCCCAAATTCATTAAAGTCTTCCCTAGGGATTATAAACGTGTTCTAGCAAAGATGAAGTATGACGAAGCCTCTAAGGAGGCATTTGTTAGTTCTGCAAAAGTAGCTGAGGAGCAAGATGAGCCAGAGTTGATGGCAAAAGATGCTTTTGAAGAGCTCAAAAAGTTGGCTGCAGATTTTTTGAATGAGAAATCAATTCAGGTATGTA TAGAGGCTGAATCAGCCAAGAGGCCGACTCGGGTTTCCAATGCTGTGAAGCATCGTGGTTTTGTTGCTTATGAACGTGAAGGTGTTCCATATAGGGACCCTAATGTTCGAATGAATGACTGGAAGGAGGTCATGGAGGAATCAAAACCTGCTGTACTTTGGAAGACTCAGTCTGCTCGCTGCATGGACTGTGGTACTCCTTTCTGTCATCAG GAAAACTCTGGATGCCCTCTTGGAAACAAAATACCTGAATTCAATGAGCTAGTGTATCAAAACAGGTGGCGTGAAGCATTGGATCGTCTTCTAGAGACAAATAACTTTCCTGAGTTCACTGGCCGAGTGTGCCCTGCACCATGTGAAGGGTCTTGCGTTCTGGGTATTATTGAGAATCCTGTGTCCATAAAAAACATTGAATGTGCTATCATTGACAGGGCATTTGAGGAAGGGTGGATGGTGCCACGACCACCTTCCCAGAGAACAGG CAAAAGCATTGCTATTGTTGGAAGTGGACCAGCGGGTTTGGCTGCTGCTGATCAGCTAAATAGAATGGGTCATTCAGTGACTCTGTATGAGCGTGCTGACAGAATTGGAGGTCTTATGATGTATGGTGTGCCTAATATGAAGGCTGATAAGGTGGATGTAGTTCAAAGGCGGGTTAACCTTATGGCTGATGAAGGGGTTAAATTTGTGGTCAATGCAAATGTTGGAATTGATCCTTCCTATACCCTTGATCGGCTACAAGAGGATAATGATGCCATTATTCTGGCACTAGGAGCCACAAAACCAAG GGACCTACCTGTTCCAGGACGTGAATTATCTGGTGTTCATTTTGCGATGGATTTCCTTCATGCCAATACTAAAAGCTTGCTTGATAGTGATCTCCAAGATAGTAAATATATATCTGCTAAGGGCAAGAAAGTAGTGGTTATTGGTGGTGTTGACACCGGGACAGATTGCATAGGGACATCTATCCGCCATGGATGTAGTAGCATTGTAAATCTAGAGTTACTTCCTCAGCCACCACAAACTAGAGCTCCTGGCAATCCCTGGCCACAG TGGCCTCGCATATTCCGTGTGGACTATGGGCACCAAGAAGCTGCTGCCAAGTTTGGAAAAGACCCAAGATCTTATGAAGTTTTGACTAAGAGATTTTTCGGAGATGAGAATGGAATTGTGAAAGGACTTGAGGTGGTACATGTGCGTTGGGAAACGGATGCAACTGGAAAGCTTAAATTCAATGAAGTTGAGGGTTCTGAAGAAATAATTGAGGCTGACC TCCTGCTAGCCATGGGTTTCCTCGGGCCTGAATCA ACAGTGGCAAGCAAGTTAGGTGTGGAGCAAGACAACCGGTCAAACTTTAAGGCAGAATATGGCTGCTTTGCGACCAATGTGGATGGGGTCTTTGCAGCTGGAGATTGTCGACGAGGTCAGTCATTGGTTGTGTGGGCAATCTCAGAGGGAAGGCAAGCTGCTGTGCAAGTTGACAAATACCTGACTAGCAAGGATGAGGATGGCGGGAGCCGAGATCTTGTCAAGAGACATCAAGACCTTGCTCAAAGGCAGCAAACAGTCATGACATAG